Proteins encoded together in one Synechococcus sp. A15-62 window:
- a CDS encoding N-acetylmuramoyl-L-alanine amidase: MTPTLYLHWTATPYDWIRPGHYHSIISGDGRVHRLHDYNVDLPAYTYGRNRNSVALSRACMGGVPDPWTQPPTDSQLNSLCAEAAAVARSWGWGAEQITVERVMTHSEAASNRDGRWMHDNYGPVIWGGTGERWDLLQLSKNGATDGGEQLRHRIQALLRVPDGRSEQDLLAFRGTTTIQARGRELSVQLDALGRSWALASDLLERYVLPFAWDASHRRVLIGAMDVSPTFRKEVVQAEVGWPLFEMALQSGSALVILQGILRPGTDGDRAWCLVVEFAEEFGISVGFDPLRLGERRGG; the protein is encoded by the coding sequence ATGACTCCGACGCTCTACCTGCACTGGACGGCAACGCCCTACGACTGGATCCGCCCTGGGCACTACCACTCGATCATCAGCGGTGATGGCCGTGTGCACCGCTTGCATGATTACAACGTGGATCTGCCGGCTTACACCTACGGCCGCAACCGCAACAGCGTCGCGCTCTCCCGTGCCTGCATGGGCGGCGTGCCCGATCCCTGGACACAGCCCCCAACGGATTCCCAACTCAACAGCCTCTGCGCCGAGGCCGCTGCCGTTGCCCGCAGCTGGGGCTGGGGCGCGGAGCAGATCACGGTTGAGCGGGTGATGACCCATTCCGAAGCAGCCTCCAACCGCGATGGTCGTTGGATGCACGACAACTACGGACCGGTGATCTGGGGCGGGACCGGGGAGCGCTGGGATCTGCTGCAGCTGTCCAAGAACGGTGCCACCGACGGAGGAGAGCAGCTGCGGCATCGCATTCAAGCGCTGTTGCGGGTGCCGGATGGGCGTTCTGAGCAGGACCTGCTTGCCTTCCGGGGCACCACGACCATTCAGGCCCGCGGCCGTGAGCTCTCGGTTCAGTTGGATGCCTTGGGCCGCTCCTGGGCCTTGGCCTCCGATCTTCTGGAGCGTTATGTGCTGCCGTTCGCCTGGGATGCAAGCCACCGCCGGGTGCTTATCGGCGCCATGGATGTCAGTCCAACCTTTCGTAAGGAAGTTGTTCAGGCTGAGGTGGGTTGGCCGCTGTTTGAGATGGCGCTCCAGAGCGGCTCAGCCTTGGTGATTCTTCAGGGAATTCTTCGGCCCGGAACCGATGGGGACCGGGCCTGGTGTTTGGTGGTGGAATTCGCCGAGGAATTCGGCATCTCCGTTGGTTTTGATCCGCTCAGGCTTGGAGAACGCCGCGGCGGATAG
- the purB gene encoding adenylosuccinate lyase — translation MIERYTLPEMGAVWSEQAKFQSWLDVEIAATEANCRLGRVPQEALDTIKAKASFEVERILEIEAEVRHDVIAFLTNVNEHVGDAGRHIHVGMTSSDVLDTGVALQLKRSVALLRTELDALADALRELARAHKGTEMIGRSHAIHGEPITFGFKVAGWLAETERNRIRLQRLEQDVAVGQVSGAMGTYANTDPQVEAIACEILGLTPDTASTQVISRDRHADYVQTLALVGASLERFSTEIRNLQRTDVLEVEENFAKGQKGSSAMPHKRNPIRSERISGLARVLRSYTIAALENVALWHERDISHSSTERMMLPDCSVTLHFMLREMTSVVKGLGIYPENMRRNMNVYGGVVFSQRVLLALVGTGMSREEAYRVVQRNAHKAWNTAGGDFRANLEADGDVTSRLSAAELADCFSTALHQENLGVIWDRLGI, via the coding sequence GTGATCGAGCGTTACACCCTTCCTGAGATGGGAGCCGTCTGGAGTGAGCAGGCGAAATTTCAGAGCTGGCTTGATGTGGAAATTGCCGCCACCGAAGCCAACTGCCGGCTCGGCCGCGTGCCCCAAGAGGCCCTCGACACCATCAAAGCCAAGGCCAGCTTCGAGGTGGAGCGCATTCTCGAAATTGAAGCCGAGGTGCGCCACGACGTGATCGCTTTTCTCACCAATGTGAATGAACACGTTGGTGATGCCGGGCGCCACATCCATGTGGGCATGACCAGCAGCGACGTGCTGGACACAGGAGTGGCCCTGCAGCTGAAGCGTTCGGTAGCCCTGTTGCGAACCGAACTCGATGCCCTGGCAGACGCCCTGCGCGAACTGGCCCGGGCCCATAAGGGCACCGAAATGATCGGTCGCTCCCATGCGATCCACGGTGAACCAATCACCTTCGGGTTCAAGGTGGCCGGCTGGCTGGCGGAAACCGAGCGCAACCGCATCCGACTGCAACGGCTTGAGCAGGATGTGGCCGTGGGCCAGGTGAGCGGCGCCATGGGCACCTATGCCAACACCGATCCCCAGGTGGAAGCCATCGCCTGCGAAATCCTCGGCCTCACCCCCGATACCGCCAGCACCCAGGTGATCTCCCGCGATCGCCATGCCGACTACGTGCAGACCCTCGCCCTGGTGGGCGCCTCCCTGGAGCGTTTCTCCACCGAGATCCGCAACCTCCAGCGCACCGACGTGCTGGAAGTGGAGGAAAACTTCGCCAAGGGCCAGAAGGGCAGCTCCGCCATGCCCCACAAACGCAATCCGATCCGCAGTGAACGGATCAGCGGTCTGGCCCGGGTGCTGCGCAGCTACACCATTGCTGCCCTTGAGAACGTGGCCCTCTGGCACGAGCGCGACATCAGCCACAGCTCCACTGAGCGAATGATGCTTCCCGATTGCTCAGTCACCCTGCACTTCATGCTGCGGGAAATGACCAGCGTGGTGAAGGGTCTTGGGATCTACCCGGAGAACATGCGACGCAACATGAATGTGTATGGCGGCGTGGTGTTCAGCCAACGGGTGCTTCTCGCTCTTGTGGGCACCGGCATGAGCCGAGAGGAGGCTTACCGGGTCGTTCAACGCAACGCCCACAAGGCATGGAACACCGCAGGTGGCGACTTCCGCGCCAACCTCGAAGCAGATGGCGATGTCACCAGCCGGTTGTCGGCAGCCGAACTGGCCGACTGCTTCAGCACCGCCCTGCACCAAGAGAACCTTGGCGTGATCTGGGACCGGTTGGGAATTTAA
- a CDS encoding polysaccharide biosynthesis/export family protein, whose product MVVPTRTRISVAAAALLSAPVLWGGGVSAEERINWLRTPSAANTTPLQAPPPLPTTPSLPPRGYRYRLAPGDQLVTSVFKIDGYEAEVQVLSDGTINLPRLGTVEVWGLTLEEARQRITDGYSRFLRRPLVYLDLVKQRPVRVTVTGEVVRPGVFTLPVNGDASLGSTSDLSDVGVGSDGGGWPTMVDVIQKAGGLAATSDLGRLELLRPSPTPGGQTQSFFFDYLTVLKKGGFAPNPLIYDGDSIRVHKAKTATNLDLLTASASNFAPAVINVQVVGEVLAPGLVKIGSNAPLSSAILASGGVTRRGSAKRVDLIRMDGQGRPTVKQLRYDPNAVLSSSNNPPLRNGDVVVVDRNTFTKVTDTMTDAMLPFEPIVDAVSVYRLLGLPMPSNVGR is encoded by the coding sequence ATGGTTGTGCCCACCAGGACCCGTATTTCTGTAGCTGCAGCTGCGTTGCTCTCGGCTCCTGTGTTGTGGGGAGGCGGTGTGAGCGCAGAGGAGAGGATCAACTGGTTAAGGACGCCGTCGGCAGCTAACACCACTCCGCTGCAGGCACCGCCCCCGCTCCCAACCACTCCTAGCCTGCCTCCGAGGGGTTACCGCTATCGCCTTGCTCCTGGGGATCAACTGGTGACCTCAGTGTTCAAGATCGACGGTTACGAGGCTGAGGTTCAGGTGTTGAGCGACGGCACCATCAACCTGCCGCGACTGGGAACGGTTGAAGTTTGGGGATTGACGCTTGAGGAAGCGCGTCAACGCATTACTGACGGTTACAGCCGATTCCTACGTCGACCGTTGGTCTACCTGGATCTTGTGAAACAGCGTCCGGTTCGGGTCACGGTCACGGGGGAAGTCGTTCGCCCAGGTGTTTTCACTTTGCCTGTCAACGGTGATGCATCCCTGGGTTCGACCAGCGATCTCTCTGATGTGGGTGTTGGCAGCGATGGCGGCGGCTGGCCGACCATGGTGGATGTAATTCAAAAAGCTGGCGGACTTGCCGCGACTAGTGATCTGGGCCGTTTGGAACTGCTGCGCCCCTCCCCCACCCCTGGTGGTCAAACACAGAGCTTTTTCTTCGACTACCTCACCGTTTTGAAGAAGGGCGGTTTTGCCCCGAATCCTCTGATCTATGACGGAGACAGCATCAGGGTGCACAAGGCGAAAACGGCTACCAATCTGGATCTACTGACGGCTTCTGCTTCGAATTTCGCCCCGGCAGTGATCAATGTGCAAGTTGTTGGTGAGGTCTTAGCCCCAGGCCTTGTGAAAATCGGTTCCAATGCTCCTTTATCTAGTGCAATCCTGGCCTCAGGTGGAGTCACCCGCCGAGGCAGCGCGAAGCGGGTGGATCTGATCCGCATGGATGGACAGGGACGCCCAACGGTGAAGCAGCTGCGTTATGACCCCAACGCTGTGCTTAGCAGCTCCAACAACCCTCCCCTGCGCAATGGCGATGTGGTGGTGGTGGACCGCAACACCTTCACAAAGGTCACCGACACGATGACCGATGCCATGTTGCCGTTTGAGCCGATTGTGGATGCGGTCTCGGTCTACCGGTTGCTTGGTTTGCCCATGCCTTCCAATGTCGGTCGTTGA
- a CDS encoding GNAT family N-acetyltransferase, which translates to MLFRLDGLELHLIPGEKFEAVADAVGTLRESTYRQQLSGSGNTRDLDDRDSAYDHLILLEPSSGALAGSARLQFIPQFMAAEELPGSQQSYLEHVYPGIKAMLAQQTNHVEIGRVALAPRFQRQPHSLMALFRGGLLIAAHSGFSILHGLVSYNHFAHNDAVNAAFLSALMRPPYRRTSPALPSPRHPINAIQPDNTPHPIGNVQALELAIRQDHSEDFRLPVLLRQYFNLMEAKVCDLSLARDFNQITEILMAADLSRLPKDRLAFFIDVDHQPVYQQFSWYRGK; encoded by the coding sequence ATGTTGTTCCGCCTCGACGGTCTGGAGCTTCATCTGATCCCTGGAGAAAAATTTGAAGCCGTCGCGGATGCCGTTGGAACATTGCGGGAATCCACCTACCGCCAACAGCTCTCCGGCTCAGGCAACACCCGGGACCTCGATGACCGCGACTCCGCTTATGACCATCTGATCCTGTTGGAGCCCAGCAGCGGAGCCCTCGCCGGGTCAGCTCGGCTGCAATTCATTCCTCAGTTCATGGCCGCTGAGGAGCTCCCTGGCAGCCAACAGTCCTACCTAGAGCACGTCTATCCCGGCATCAAAGCGATGCTGGCGCAGCAAACAAATCACGTGGAGATAGGTCGGGTTGCTCTAGCCCCACGATTTCAGCGCCAACCGCACTCCCTGATGGCTTTATTCCGCGGTGGGCTCCTGATCGCAGCCCACTCGGGGTTCAGCATTCTGCATGGATTGGTCTCTTACAACCACTTCGCCCACAACGATGCCGTCAATGCAGCCTTTCTCAGTGCGTTGATGCGTCCTCCCTATCGCAGAACAAGCCCTGCATTGCCGTCACCACGTCACCCGATCAACGCCATCCAGCCAGACAACACCCCCCACCCAATCGGCAACGTTCAGGCTCTGGAGCTGGCGATCCGACAGGACCACAGCGAAGACTTCCGTCTTCCAGTGCTGTTGCGCCAGTACTTCAACCTGATGGAAGCAAAGGTCTGCGACCTCTCTTTGGCACGGGATTTCAACCAGATCACAGAAATTTTGATGGCCGCCGACCTCTCACGCTTGCCGAAGGATCGCCTGGCCTTCTTCATCGACGTTGACCACCAACCTGTCTACCAGCAGTTCAGCTGGTACCGGGGCAAGTGA
- a CDS encoding acyl carrier protein encodes MVLAEGSPDKQELEGRLVEILHRISGADPASITPDARLMEDIGIDSLGFYEILIEADTCFGIRIQEEQLLQFKTVGDIQNHLASLDIDLPNAQTA; translated from the coding sequence GTGGTGTTGGCCGAGGGATCTCCCGATAAGCAAGAGCTAGAGGGACGCCTCGTCGAGATCCTGCATCGCATTTCCGGCGCTGATCCTGCATCCATCACCCCGGATGCTCGCCTAATGGAAGACATCGGAATTGATTCCTTGGGGTTCTACGAAATCCTGATCGAAGCTGACACCTGTTTCGGCATTCGTATCCAAGAGGAGCAGCTCCTGCAATTCAAGACGGTGGGTGATATCCAGAACCATCTGGCATCGCTTGACATTGATCTCCCAAACGCCCAAACCGCCTAA
- a CDS encoding beta-ketoacyl-[acyl-carrier-protein] synthase family protein, whose product MAVRQHVSQRVSIVGWGSVSPLGCDAESIWQSVLAGRSGISSLTADWSKDLPVRISGCVPVAATQSLEPLLQRRSDRCAQLGLLAAREAWAMASAAIGSIDPARVAVVLGTGIGGLHTMHEQHNQLTQGGPARVNPLTVPMLIPDAAAGQIAIDLGLHGGAHTPVSACASGAEAMMLAQMLLNDNRADLVLAGGTEAPVNRLGLVGFSAMRALSCRNDAPEQASRPYGKDRDGFVLSEGAGVLAMMREEDTPRGSALGWQLACGSSSDGHHIVAPEPQGTQASRAIEDALHRAGIEPSDLCAVQAHATGTVLGDLAEARSLRRSLGHAADHIPVFAPKGQLGHLLGAAGAVEAIIGIQALHTGMLPRTINSDPLDPEININVTTEKPIELKNTNKEHFMLKNSFGFGGHNISIVLSSSNKNL is encoded by the coding sequence GTGGCAGTACGGCAGCACGTCTCCCAGCGGGTCTCGATCGTGGGCTGGGGTTCCGTATCACCCCTGGGCTGTGATGCAGAATCAATCTGGCAAAGCGTTCTGGCAGGGCGCTCCGGCATCAGCTCCCTGACGGCAGACTGGAGTAAAGATCTACCGGTACGCATTTCTGGATGCGTGCCCGTTGCCGCCACCCAATCCCTTGAGCCTCTGCTGCAACGGCGTTCTGACCGCTGCGCACAACTGGGGTTGCTGGCTGCTCGAGAGGCCTGGGCTATGGCCTCAGCAGCCATTGGCAGCATTGACCCAGCCCGAGTTGCTGTGGTGCTGGGGACCGGGATCGGCGGACTCCACACCATGCATGAACAGCACAATCAGCTGACCCAAGGAGGGCCGGCACGGGTCAATCCACTCACCGTGCCAATGCTGATCCCTGATGCGGCTGCAGGCCAAATCGCCATCGACCTAGGCCTTCACGGTGGGGCGCATACCCCAGTCTCGGCCTGCGCATCAGGAGCCGAAGCGATGATGCTCGCCCAGATGCTGCTCAACGACAATCGTGCCGATCTCGTGCTGGCCGGCGGCACCGAAGCACCCGTGAACCGGCTTGGGCTTGTCGGCTTCTCGGCCATGAGGGCTCTTTCCTGCAGAAACGATGCCCCTGAGCAAGCGTCCCGGCCTTACGGCAAAGACCGGGACGGGTTCGTGCTTTCGGAAGGAGCTGGAGTACTAGCAATGATGCGAGAGGAAGACACCCCAAGAGGTTCAGCCCTTGGCTGGCAACTCGCCTGCGGCAGCAGCAGCGACGGCCATCACATCGTGGCACCAGAACCACAAGGGACCCAGGCGAGTCGAGCCATCGAAGATGCTCTCCATCGCGCCGGAATCGAACCCAGTGATCTGTGCGCCGTTCAAGCCCATGCCACCGGCACCGTCCTGGGTGACCTAGCTGAAGCACGCTCCCTTCGAAGGAGCCTCGGACATGCCGCTGACCACATCCCGGTTTTTGCACCCAAGGGACAACTCGGGCATTTACTTGGAGCAGCAGGAGCAGTCGAAGCCATCATTGGGATTCAAGCCCTTCACACAGGAATGCTTCCAAGAACAATCAATTCAGACCCACTGGATCCAGAAATCAATATCAATGTAACGACCGAAAAGCCAATCGAATTAAAAAATACAAACAAAGAACATTTTATGCTAAAAAACTCATTTGGATTCGGTGGTCACAATATCAGCATTGTTCTTTCCTCGAGCAATAAAAATCTATAA
- a CDS encoding 1-acyl-sn-glycerol-3-phosphate acyltransferase, translating into MARLFLLISAYLVYLAQLPLLVLGCKKSASLLSSVFSRQLLKSLGVNVVVKSNFDWSAQAKAKGYVHIYNHENPLDVFIIHGYLRLPSITTAGSHLGKILPFFDRCASNSGHILLDHMDSESRRLSVLRSFELMSIYGQMIIAPNGSLVTSIYQRASRSPQVIARKFSTRIAPWVFRYGDVGLSRSDLYSPLAILVKRLMAPEVEITCSLWEEDLDLIPVSLPKNLFEPAVIDFYCSRKEQC; encoded by the coding sequence TTGGCACGTCTTTTTTTGCTCATTAGTGCGTATCTCGTTTACTTGGCTCAGCTCCCATTGTTGGTCTTGGGTTGTAAAAAATCTGCTTCCCTGTTGTCGTCAGTTTTTTCGCGTCAACTATTAAAATCTTTGGGTGTAAATGTTGTTGTCAAGTCCAATTTTGATTGGTCGGCGCAGGCGAAGGCGAAGGGATATGTTCATATTTATAATCATGAAAACCCCTTAGATGTCTTCATTATCCATGGCTACTTGAGGCTTCCTAGTATCACGACAGCAGGTTCGCATCTTGGGAAAATCTTGCCTTTTTTTGATCGTTGTGCAAGCAACTCTGGACATATTCTTCTTGATCATATGGATTCGGAATCTAGGCGATTGTCTGTTTTGAGGTCTTTCGAACTCATGTCAATATACGGGCAAATGATTATTGCCCCAAATGGCTCACTTGTGACATCAATTTATCAGCGTGCCTCAAGAAGCCCACAGGTTATTGCAAGAAAATTTTCAACACGTATTGCGCCTTGGGTGTTTAGATATGGAGATGTTGGCTTGTCGAGGAGTGATCTATATAGTCCTCTTGCGATTCTGGTGAAGCGCTTGATGGCTCCAGAGGTAGAGATAACATGCTCGCTGTGGGAGGAAGACTTGGATTTAATACCAGTGAGTTTGCCAAAGAATTTATTTGAGCCTGCGGTTATAGATTTTTATTGCTCGAGGAAAGAACAATGCTGA